The sequence CAAGGATACTATGTAAAAATCGATAAGAAACAATCTAACTCCAGTACTGATGTGTATCAATATTGGTTGAACAACTCGACTTATACTGTTTCTAGTCGTGATTCAACTATTTCAGATGCTACCTTGCCATTTACGGTTTCTGGCATCCATTTAGACTGGCCAATGAAGAAGATTAGAAAACTAGATTCTAAATATCAATATGCTTATGTAATTACTGTACAAGCTAAATATAAGAATAATTTCATCAATGGTTTAGGTTTGAAAGCTAACCGCTACGCTATGGAATATCGTGTTTTGAGAGTTCCAGCTAGATCATTTATTGAAGTTGAAAAATAATTAAGAAATCCCACTAGATTTTTGTTCTAGTGGGGTTTTTATTCGATTTTGATATAAACGGTTATTTATGGTAAAAATTCTCGTACCTCATGATAGACTAATGTTTATCTTGATACGAGGGGATTTTGAATGAAAAAAGAGTGGGGCTTAGTAGTAATCCTTGTAGTATTTTTTGTTGGGGGATGTTCTCAAGTGAAACATCACCCTCAAAGGAAGGCTAATGTTACTAAAAAGAGTGTTGAGAAGACTTTAGATTTTACCAAAGGAATTCCAGGACAGCTTCAGAATACTTTTTATCAGTATTCGACTAGTGATGCTTCGGATGAAAGTGATCAATTGTCAGAATTGATAATTAAATCAGATGAAATATTACTCAATGACTTAACTAGTGATCAGGAAACTGAAGAATTATCTGACGTTTCGTATCGTCGTTTGAAAAAGAACACTTATGTACTATACAATGGAAATCTGTTTCGAAAGATTCGTTTATTGGATAATCAAGATTTAGAATTATTTGAAAGTAGGGATGATTATCAAGTAGCGCTGAAATCTTTGGATAAGAAACTATATCATTTAGGTTCTTTACCAGATGGGTTGCGCTTGTCCCCGAAAGATTTAGATAATAAATACTACGTTAATAGTTTGGATTTTCGGGATTATATTAGTTTCAATACTGGAGTTCGTAATTCTTATGAAGCAATAGTTCAGAGTGACGGTTCATTGCAATTTCCGCGGTATTTTCATACGGAGGTTTTGATTAAGAATGGTAAATACGTGTTAAAAACTTTGAATCTTAATGACGCCTCGACTGAATATTACGTTACTTTTTCTAAAAAATCGACTACTTGTTTGAAGGATGATGCAACGAACCAATTGTATTATTTGGAAAAGGATCCTAAACAACAAGCTTTAAAAAAGATGGGGATTGAAGAACCAACTAGTGAATATTATCAAAGGCCAAATAATAAGATAGAATCCAAGACGTATGATTTTGCAGACGACCGAGATGACGATTATTATGATACTTATGATGACTTTGACTTAAATGAAGGTGACTAAAAAAGCAGTATTCCGATAAAGGAACACTGCCTAAGGTATTAATTATTTAGCTTTTTTGATCTTTTTGATGCTGACAACGATCTTATTGTTCAATTCCATTTTGTTGGAGTTATCTTTAGGATCATTTTTGACAATTTCCATCAAAGCTGAATGTTCATAAATCTTTTCAACTTTACCTTGGAATGGATAATCCATATCTTCATCAACGGAGCAATCGTAAACATTACCAACTTTTAGGTCTTCAATTTTCATATGTAAAGTCTCCTCGGATTAATTAATTAACAGATTAGTATAATAATATAGTAGAAGAAATATTTCAAATTATAGGAGTCCAAGATGGATAAAAAGATTATTGTTATAACCGGTGCCAGCGGAACCGGCAAGACTACCATTAGTAAATATCTGCAAGATACTTATCATATACCAAGTGTTATTACTCACACTACTAGATTACCACGTGCAGGCGAAAAAAGCGGGATTGACTACTATTTTGAGACAAAAGAAAGCTTTTTAAAGAACCATTACCTAGAAAAAGTCGAATATAGTGGCAATTGGTATGGTTCTTCAGAAGAAAGCCTTAAAAAAACTTGGGAGAAATATGATACAGCAAGCATCGTTGTCGATACTCAAGGTGCTATTTCATATAAAAAGAAGTACGGTAAAAATGCAGTCGTGATTTTCTTAGAGGTCGATTTGGAAACTGTGACAAAACGTCTGGAGAACCGTGGCGATGAAACTCATCGTCTTAAAGCCCGAATTAATAGTGATGAATTCCAACGAGATCTGCAAATTCCTGACGAATTATCAGGCAAATGCTATAAGATTATTAACAAAAACATCGAAAAAACCAAAGAAAACGTCAACAAAATACTAAAAAACGAAAAAATTAATAAAAAATAATTTCACAAGAAAGCGCTAATCATTGATATATCAGTGATTAGCGCTTTCTATTTTGTGAATAACAAAGTGTAACATTCTTATTCAATTGCTGTAACAATTC comes from Companilactobacillus pabuli and encodes:
- a CDS encoding LVIS_2131 family protein — encoded protein: MNSWNFVGIIAWIIVIALLIFVVFNIRNRHLNILVVKKGKITWKTILTDLLEIVVIILMVSGLLYTSLFTRVDLTDKEAVSVSYKYDPMIVQTTEDGQGYYVKIDKKQSNSSTDVYQYWLNNSTYTVSSRDSTISDATLPFTVSGIHLDWPMKKIRKLDSKYQYAYVITVQAKYKNNFINGLGLKANRYAMEYRVLRVPARSFIEVEK
- a CDS encoding guanylate kinase, producing the protein MDKKIIVITGASGTGKTTISKYLQDTYHIPSVITHTTRLPRAGEKSGIDYYFETKESFLKNHYLEKVEYSGNWYGSSEESLKKTWEKYDTASIVVDTQGAISYKKKYGKNAVVIFLEVDLETVTKRLENRGDETHRLKARINSDEFQRDLQIPDELSGKCYKIINKNIEKTKENVNKILKNEKINKK